In Syngnathus scovelli strain Florida chromosome 12, RoL_Ssco_1.2, whole genome shotgun sequence, the genomic window GAACTAGACAAAACATTCAAAACACACCCACAGTTTATCTCACATACACACTTGAGCTTCCCCTATACCCTGTGGTGAGCAATAAAGGTGTTCACTCATGTGAAACCCAACTCTCAACTGCATGTTGACCTTTGAACTATCACCAACAAATATGCACAAAAGCAAGCGGTGTGGGGGGATGAAATGAAAGGATGAAAGAGCAACGCTTGCATGTGTCTATTATAAAAAAAGCTTGAAGGCAGGAAGGTCACAGAAACACTTTGCTATCAGACAtaacaaaaaacacaatgtCCCATAACCCACGTCAGTCTATCATTCCTTCCCACGTGCACGCACAAATGCTCATAAACACAGACACCTCGGTGCATCTGAACTTTCTGCCATTCCTTCTGCTATCTTCCCCTCATTCTTGTAACAAAATAGAGCCATATCCCTCCTCTGTCTAGCTGTAATTAACATCCCTGACCTCTGTACTTGTATCAGAGACTTTGGAACTTGGTAACACAAGTCAGGcaagacacacacaaacccaCGTACACACACGAATAATCCATGTCTCTCCTGAACATCCTTTTATCCAGCTCAGGCCTGAGGGATTTTCCGTTCACCCAGCCTGGCCACTAGGTCTCTCCTTTTGGGGTCAGAGATCAGAGCGATAGCCTTCGTGACCCCGGAGGCTCTAAACAAGACGAAGCCTGAACAACCTCCTTCCTTTGTTGAGTTATGAGGTCACAGGGTGAACAGAGTCACAGCAGCTGATATAACACAGGATCAGTTTGTACAGTGGAGGAGGGTAActtgtgtttttattattattcagatAAATTGTACAAAAAGCATTACTTGAGTAGACGGTGTACCAGTGAGGATTCAAAATGAGAGCCTATGCCCAAGAAGAAAAGAGAGGTGCATTTCACAGACAATACCAGAAGACAaacttcaattatggacgacagGTGATTCCCATTCATGAAAGGTTAAAAAGTCATTCATTGGTGAAAAAAAGAAGATTCACGTTCATCATtgcctttttgcaaatctgtccCGGAAAATGCATTTGATTGGTTGAGTCCTGTCACGTGGAAAAGATTCCCAATTTGATTGGTCTGTTAATTGCCTCTACCTCAGATCCCTCAAATAGTGCATTGTTTAAATTATAAGCACATGATGTAAAAATAGATTTGagtccacataaaaaaaaaaaaaaaagttatctgTGGTATGGACAGCCTGTTGAAAGATCGCTCATACAGTAAAAATCTGACTttggacaaaaaataaatttgctaTGAAACAAAGACACATGTAAACATGATTGAAAAACTGATTCACTTCTTTTACTAATTTGACATTGGTAGGGCTTTTATATTTGCTTTCTCTGTGCTCAATATGAGAATTGAAAATTGTGAGTAATGTTCATGGAAAGTCCACTATAGAATTAATCATTTACTTTGCAGTGAGTTCCCACATACCGCAGTGGTCAGCCAACATGTATTCAATTATAGAACTACTCAATAGGTTGTCTCAGACAAAATGAATTGTTGTGGCATTCAACACTATGTACTGTACACATAAAATACTTTAGTACACAGaaggaaaaaagacaaaacactcATGCATCTTTATATTCGATTGCATTGAAACTGTGTTGCGTCAAGGCCATACACAAAAGCAGTGTGGAAAATGAAGTTTCTACTGTAAATGCAGAAGTATAAAGCCTGCAGGCCAAAGACAAATGCGCAGGCAGTTACTGGAGACTGCAGGTCATGGTTGTATACATTTTATTACAGTGACAAATGCATTACGCTCCTCATATAAAACCACAAAAGGATCGCCTCGATGAAAAGCCTGAATGCTTTGGAGGTTTACAACAATAAGCGTGTCGCAAAATCAACTGGAAAAATGTACAGAGTGGGAGGGAGGAGGGAAAGCGCAAAAAAAATGTGCTGCTGATTTGTTTTATTCGTCCAGGTGGTGCACAGTGGCTAGTTTCATTGTTTAACACAGAGCAAAGCAGAAACTGTTGCCAATTGTAGGTCATGGGGTGGCAAATAAAGCTTTATTATATATATGGTCGTGTCCAACCTACCTGAACCTCAAGGGTCCCAGAGCACTGGGTTTCCTAAACTATGTGTATTGCGGCATATGCTGTGTGTGACATTTTCTGGGTTATGTATAAGAAGTGTTTCGCCACCATGTTATGCCACCTACGCATACTGTATTGGCAAACAAAAAGTCCAGCTGGTTGTTTGGGAGTCGTTTCACAAGCAACTTACTATTAAAGAAcattttataatataatataatataatataatataatataatataatataatataatataatataataatcaatTGGAATCTTTATTTTGTACATAGGCAAAAGaagaatttattattattggatCTGGATGAGGGTGGCAATTTTTTGTATTGGCCTCCATTTCTCAGTGGCTCCCAGCCTCTTCATCAATCTTGACGAACGGAGTTGAGCATGCATAAAGAAATTGAAGTGAGTCTTTAGTCTGTGAGATCTTATGGCATTGGCAGAGGTCtgtgattgacttttttttcatcGTCAACGACATCTCATACGATTTGATCAAATCTTCAGTACAAGTTTTTCTCTTAAGTCGTCCAGTACCTATCTTTGCTCAAGAGGCTGAAGAGTGTGTAAGCTGAGCCGAAGGGTGCAGTGGCTGGAGGACATGGTGCTGATTGATCCTGACAGCTTTATGAGGCTTTGTGACTACTGAGCAAACTGAGGGACATAATTATATTTGCTTAAGGACATTCTGTGAGAGCGGGCTATTATATGTGTACTCATACTGTTAGTATGTCAAGTGAATATCGGGCACATGTGACTGTGAATAGCCGTTATCAGTAGCATACTGCATTGAACTTtagagtgacacacacacacacgtacggaggaaatcacgcacacacattgagAGAACAACAAAGAAACAATGTCTACCCTAACCCGTCATAACACGAGATATGTGTATGTTagtagagggagagagaaacagAGATAATGGACACGTGCCAAtatactttcatttttttttttattaactgttttttttttttgataaagggACAAAATGGGTGTGTGAACAGGATTATGCAGACATCTGTCAGAAAACACAGACAGTGGTTTTCTTAATACAACTGAACAGGTACTACATATACAACAGAAATTAATAAAGAGCTTGATTTGTCAAATGACCATTGGccacaaatacaaaataaatgatatactctgacaaaaaatataaaataaaattaagtcAAAACAAGGATCCATCCCATGTCTCTGTTTTGAACAGAGCATATAGGTGATAATAAATAGCAACTCCCATTGTAAAAGAtaaaagttcaagttcaagttacaACAAACAGCTCTCAGAACAGGAATAGAAAAGGCTGATAACAAAATATTCCGCATTGCCATTTACAAAAATTCTTAACTTAAGCAGGCTTCTCCACGTCTCCCAGGTCAATTTTAAATATGCTTGGCATATGAATGTGTACCCAATCTGAATAGAAAGCACCATTTTGTATttggcaatgaaaaaaaaactgcaaaacattgaattatttttaaacatATTTATTTTGACACTTTGTACTGCATGTACTGcatatgatttatttttctctctACTTGTTGGAATGTTGTCAGGTACGGTAAGAGAGACAAAAGCgcacaacaaaacaggccaaTGTCAGCTTGTATGAAATCATACAAGAGTGGCAGCAGGATGGAAGGAGGGTCGAAACCAAAAACCAAAGAAGATATGTACAACGACCTCTGTGGACTGGGGAAAAAGCAGTGGCCATCATATGGCCGACAATGCCTCCCAATGCCACACACTTTagctgatttttttatttttttttttgtgaaaggtTTTTCATTTTATCTCTTTAAACATACAAATAATTTGCACTATATTAtcctgccaaattaaaaaaatataccgTGGCAGCTTGGGATTTTTTCCACTACCAAAAAAGGTATGGTACCTTTTAGAGAGAACAAGCAACAGTTAAAAATACGAGCCTCAATATAAATACTATAGTGCCTACTCTAAGTGAACATTGAATTCAAATACAGTTCTAGAAATACAGAAAAATCAACCATAAATGTGTTTAAGCATAGGAATTGACATGTACGTGTATTTTCCTATATTTTAAGttctttatatatttatatataatctTAATCATTTCCCCAATGCAAATTGTATTTCAACCTGAAGAGCTGTGAAGAGCCAaggcaaaataaaatacaaaaccatcacagattaatttttttttgtttgctttttttttcccttttctatttcatcatttcatatATACTGTGATCGAAGTCTTGAACATTACCAAGACGCTGAGGAAAAGAGAAACGACAACAAACTTAACAGTTTGCCCTAAAAGACAGTGAAGTGTTATTTCCGGGAAGAAATAAAAGTTTATTTCCATACCTTATAATTAATGGGACATTTATACAAAAGTGTGAACATCACAAATTGAGTTTATCGTCCAGCTGACAAAATCAGAGATTATCCAAGACATCCATGGCAAGAATGAAACAATGCAGCTCTTCACCAAAGTCAACACTACAGTTGCCAGTGGGCCCAGAGTCCTTTTTGAAAAGATCTCTGAGTATTGTACATTAAATGTCCAAACCTTGTTGaaagactgtttttgcttttttttttttttttttttttaaacccagcaGACACATTAACAAATGATTAACCTGGCAAGGAGGTGAAGAGTAACtattatttttatgatttgttGACAGAGTGTTTTACTGCTTTTACCAGTCGGACCTTTTTCTCCTTTCACCGTAAACTTTTAAACTTGGAATTTGAAACAGTGCACTTCATGTCTTTTCTTACAATGAAATATTTCGACCACGACTCCAAATGTGTGGAACAATGCAAAAGAGATGATGGTACTTCCAGGTTGAATGACAAGTGCTTGACTGGTAAAAGATCTCTCCTCTTGGATTTCAAAGCAATGAAACATTTGCTCCGCATTTGCCTATGCATACTGATTAAAATGCTCACATTTCACTCTTTTTAAAGAGCCAGTGTGTACTGATGGATTTGGTTTTTGAAATTACTGAAGATCACTGTCACGGACCCTGTTTTGAagaaatgaagaaataatcgCTTTCAATCTCCGTAACACGTACTGTGTGTatattcaagtttgttgtagctTTCTCTCTGACTAGCTTCAAGGTATTTCAATGCTTCTCGAGTTTCTTTAGGAGGTCACGCATATTTTAATGTGTCATTCCACACACCACAAATCAAAGCAGCGTTGCAGGTTTGTGCTAACTCGGACAAATATCACCGGTATCCCTCAAGTTCAGGATTGTACGTTAcagattagcattttttttttttttttttttttttgattcttAAAAGTAGTAGCTCCTTTTCAGAAACGGAACTAGAAATACTCAGATATCCACAACACTGGTCGTACCATGCTCCTTATGAAATCCACATATTGAAGCGAAGCCCATTGAACATGTACTAGGTAGCTGAATGGTCAGTAACTAGAAAGTGAAGCTTTGATTATGAGGTGTCACGGTCCACTGGGGCAGGCAGGTGCTTGATGCAAGAACCTTTTCTTGGTGGTTTCAACAGCCTAgtttccccccccaaaactTATTCCAGATAAGATTATGGCCAATGTAGTCTTAAAATATCAAAGGCACTCTTTCTTACTTACCAAATGATAGTACAATTTGATGTCTTTGCACACCCTTGCGTTATTGAAATTTGACCgtcattactatttatttactcGTCGAACCTAttccgtattttttttttttttttttaaccctgtgTGAACATGGCATCTTTTAGAAAGATCCGGGTAAGTGCATTTCCAGGGGTTCCAGACGTGGGTCATTTTCCATGTAACAACTCAAAACTGTACATGATATGTGTTACAGGGTGTATGCAGCATGGGTATACTGTATCTTTCTTgccttttctctttttgaagaataaaaagaaaaataacataacaAGAGAAAAACAGCAACACATTTACTAAACAAGTAACCAACCAGGGAcaagttcttttcttttttttttttcatttctttttttgttttgttttgtttttgattaacaaaaacatACTATGCATGCTGACAAATTCTTCGAAATGAAAACggtaaactgaaaaaataaaatagtacaCAACATGTAATTTATTGCACAAGAAAAAGGCTTGAAGTTTTGCCTCAATGCAAGAGTATTGCCCCGATACAGATCATGCATTCAATGGGTAATGAACACGGGGTGTGCTGGTGCAGAGCACATGGTCTTAACTTTTCACCAGCCTGGTGAAAGTGGAGTTTTTGGGGCTGGGGCAAAAACTGCAAGAGTCTTGGAATAAACGGGGAGTTAATGGCAGATAGCTGCAGGGGGGGAAAGGTCCCATTGTTCGGCCTTCTACTCTGACTTTATTTCGGTACTCAAAGGACGGTCACTGTGCCATTTTTTCATGTGTTTCTCCAAGGTGCTATAGACACTGAAGGGCatctgacagatttcacacttgTACACATCCTTGCCCACTTGACCGTGGGTCTTCATGTGACGAGTAAGTTTGGAGCTCTGGGCACAAGCGTAATTGCACAGCTCACACTTGTACGGCCTCTCCCCCGTATGGCTGCGCCGGTGCACGGTCAGATTACTACAGTTCTTGAATACCTTGCCACAGTACTCACAAGTGTCACTCCTTCGGCCATCCTTGGAGCTGGGCCGCCCGGGACCCCCGAGATGAGGTGTGCTTCCCCCGCTTCCCGTACCACTGCGACCTGACATCCCACCGTCAAGTTCACCCGGAGGAGTTGAAAATCGTAGACTGCCGTTCTCTGAGGAATGCTCGGATGAAGAGGCAAAGGGCGATTGTCTGGAGTCCCCGAAGTTCAGAAAAGGATCCTTGAGCTGTCGAGAAGCAGCGTAGCCAGCGAGCCACTGCGAGTAGACGTTTTCCGTGTTGGGGATTGTGGGAGTAGGCAAGTCAAATTCTTTTTCCAGCTTGATGCGTTTGGAAAAAGGACTAAGTGGACTCGGGCTAAGCAGTTTTTTTGAAAGGCAGGCAGAGGCAGATTCGTTTGGGGATGCTCCGCGTCCGTTGACGGTCAAGAGCGAGCCCTCCTCGCCGCGATTTGTTTCCGGCATGGAGTTAGAATCGCACATCTCCCGATTTTGTGGATGTCCTCTGTTAAGGTGGTGATGGAGGTGGTTCTCCTGGGCGATTGCGTTCCGTTTGTGTGCGTTGAGGGCTTCGCTGAAATGCTGCATGCTAGCGGCAAGGCCCATTCCCTGCATGACCTCAGGGAGCGAACGTGGAACGGACCCCTCATCAGTCATCCCTCCCAGTCGGGTTCCGATACCACCATTGTTTTCATGCTGACGTGTGGCTTCAAGGTTCAAGCCAAAGTGGTAGCTGTTGTTTCGTCGAACAGCCCTCTCTCCATTTtgcacttcctcctcctctccttcttcttcctcttcctcctcttcttcttcctcctcctcctcctcttcttcctcttcctcctcttcctctccattCTCGCGCAGCATTCTGTTGTTTTCACATTTCATCTTGGCCACCACGGACTTAAGGGCATTGCTGGCGCTGCCCATGTGCTCGCTGGTGCCAGGCTCTGGAGAGGAGGCAGTCGAAAGTCCATCTTCTGACTTGCCTGTGTTTGGCGAGGAGGATTTGTGCATGTGAGTTTTCATATGGCGCTTCAATTTACTTGCCTGTGTGCAAGCATGGTCACACAAATGGCATTTATACGGCTTTTCTCCTGTGTGGCTGCGCCGGTGCACTATTAGATTACTCTGAAACTTGAACGCTTTGCCGCAAAACTCGCAACACTTGGATTTCATTGGAGTGTTGGATGAGGGTGTTGCCCCTGCGGAGGGAAGTGGAGTGGTAGGAGTGGTCTGAGAGCCCACGGGGGACTGCATGGAACCTGGCAGAGGCGGTGGAGTTGCAAGATATGGAGTCTTGTTGCCACCGCCGCCTCCCGTGCCCATGCTTCCCACACTTGTCTGGAATGGCTGGAGTAAGCGTTGCATGGGGCCTGGCCGGCTGGGGGATAAGGGGGGAGTGGATCCTGAGGTGTTACCCGCCAGCTCCCGAAGCCGCCGTGAGAAGTCCATTGTTGGAGGGGGCTCCATGGGAAGAGGGGGATTGAGGCGCAGCACCCTGTCAAAGGCACTCGGATGGTGGGCTGCCAGCACCATCTCCTCCGGGCTCAGGTGGTGGGGGTCCAGGTGGTTCCTTGGAGGGGGGCTGAAGATAGGTGGTGTGGGAGGAAAACGCTGATGATGATGGAGCCCACCGCCAACCCCGATTGTACTTCCTGCTCCTACGCTGTCCCTTCCCCCTGAGCCTGAGCCTGGGATTCGGAGGAGATTGAAAGGGCTAGAATCGGGAGGCAGATGGAGGCCGTGAAGGGGAGGATGAGAGGGGCAATCTGCGCCCCCACCCATGGAGGAAGGCCCACCCATTCGTGGGGTGAGAGGACTGCCATGTTCACTTTCCAGGTAGATGCGGAAACCATGGGAGTTCTGGGCGTGCTGCAGCAGGAACCAGGCACTGCCATACGACTGCTTACAAGTAGTGCATGTGTAGGTTGTCGGTTCTTCTTTGCCTGCAGTGACATAGAAATAGAAAAATATCTTAGAGGAGATCTTAGGAGTAATATGTTCAACAAGAATAGATTTACAGAAACTGCTCCAGTTCTGTTCATTTTTTACCATCAAAGCTGCCACTGTATAGAGACTATTAATATTTTGTCCTGAATAACTAATACTTGGATGAACCAATCACTTTTAGGAACCTTAGGCCTAAATATTCCAGCTATCAAGAGCAGTTGGAACATGGTGTTGCAGACTTTGCAAATACAACACTACCTCTTATTGAGGTCATGCCCCACATGAGTTACATGTGAGAATATggtgtgcatgttttttttagagTGTTGTTCTTCTCTCAGACTTTTCTGGAACAAAATGCTTCCCTTTAGACTAAATGTTAGTCCTTTAATGTCAGCAGCAGAATAAAGAAAGTGCTATCCTGGCGGACCATCTCTTTCCCTTCCCATACAGCCACCAAAAcagtcttgcacacaaacagTGATAAATTTAGACAACAATGTAATTACAGAAACATAACCAGGAGATAGAAATGTAGCAATATTCATGAAATGTTTCTCCTTTTCCGAGTCTGTCCTTTCTAACACACAGTCGTCTCCCACGTGACCAGAACAGGGGCTGCTAAATTATGGATCATTAAAATCGGCACAAATTACCGCTAATGTGGCCACCTGCATCAGATTTAACCTCTGAATATCATTTGCATTATCAAGACTAGGGATGGTTAATTTTATTCAATCATTCATTTTTCCTCTTGATGAACTGGTCAGTCCATTTATTAATTTAGACTGTTCTATTTCTGAGATGCAGAAACAGCGTGATGTGTCCTTATGACTCGTGTGGGTGGGATTTGATGCATTTTTCAGCAACGTATTGATGCATTTTTCACCAACTTAAATGTTGCagcccaaaaataaaaatccacaaACTATTCAACAGAATTGCTGCCTTTAAAATGCATTTGCCTCCGAAGCCATTTAACATATACCatccattaataataataataatttgaaataaaagtaaataaaacatcgttgttgtttgggggggggactAATTACAGGGCAatagttattatgaataatctcAAGTAGATGCGTAACAGCAATGTAACACAAGAGATTAATTTccaacatgtaaaaaaaatatgaaggcAACAAAGACTTCGGTACTCCCTAGCTATCTATGTATGGTCCCTAAAACACTTGGCCATGCACTGAGTGAAACTGTAAGGTTAATGGATTTTAGAGTAGACGATTGCTCCACTCCATCTCTCTGTAATATACTCCCATCAACCACTTCATTAGGAAAAATCTCTTCCActctgaggtaaaaaaaaaaaagtgagtgagTGGAATGAAGACAGAAAGATGAAGGCAAAGCGATAGAGGTAAGAAAAGTGAAGTAATACtttcatttaaaatgaatagCAAGTCGACAAACATGCTATAACAGGTTAGCTGAATCACAGCAGGTTTATTAAAAGGAAGGAGAGGAAAGATGTGGACGGGGGGATGATAGCATTGGAGACTTTACGCCAAGCTAAATGTCAAAGCTCCCGGTGAGACTCTGGAGAACAGacggtttctgaaatgtcctaacACTCAATACGAGCCATGCGACGGTGACCGACTCAGGCATTACACTCTATTAAAGCAAGGGCATTGCTTGGACGCTTAAGTGGTGCTGCATGGGAGAGGGAGGAACGGGGAGAGATTAAGGTAGCTTCACTTGTCTTACCCCCTGCGTCTGCTTGTGTAGTTGCAAGTGTGCATGCACATGTGTGAGTGAGGGGAAAAGAGACTGAATAGAAATAGTTTGGAAAATGGAGTTCTAATGTCACAACTGATAAGTGCTGATTTTTTGGGAGGATTTTACAAATACTTAAAGTCTCGGCCACTGCTGATTGTCTGTATTTTTTTGACAAACATGAATTTGATCAATTTCTTGAAATGAGTCATTTCTCCATTTACCAGCTGTTTTTGTGAAATCTTTTTACTCTGTTTCAATGTTTGAATCTTTTTTCCACCTTTGCTCACACTGCTCCTTCTCTCTTTATACCCATCAAAGCTCTTTGCAGGTGTCCTTGACTGAGGTGGCAGTAACTGATCATTAAAACGGGAGTGAGGAGACAATTGTGTATTCCATTTAAAAACATGATGAAATTTGCGGATTCATTTAAAAATGCTTGTTGGTCAAGTTGAAACCAGTTCTGTTTCAAATGTATAAACAAAGACTTATGGAGGGAAACATTTAAGCGTGTTTATGTGGCTTTCCGTTCAATTATTGCATCTGCCCCTCAAATTAGAAGACATTTTTTACACTTTGGTAGAGCATTGTAGGATGGAAGGATAGACTATGTCTTACAATTTCAATAAATTTGAAACTTGCATGAATTGATTGGGTTTGACTCAATACAAACAAAATATCAATGGTATATTAATataaatttcaaataaaatgttttgaatacatACAAATCTGGCTGATAGCAACAAACCGTGGCCTAAAATtacttcaaatatttaaattccaTATTTTCCAAATGGTATCCGCAGCCTTGAAAATCATGAAGAGCTATTTCATGGTATTTCATGAATGCATTTagatgacaaaaataaacaacaatagcGAGCTTCTTTGCATGCACGATGCATGTACATGGGTGCGCACGTGAACGAGTGTGTCTGCATGCTCCTGCCAcacagtctctctctctcttatgagaaaaaaaatctgtccgtGTCTATTGTGGAATATATCAATACCTTCTGTCTCTGTGTTTAGAACCCCCGCCGAGCTACAGACTGTGGTATCTGCAACTCTCTTGTAATcgagtgtgtttgtgcgtgtgcgtgcgtactCAGTCCACCACAAGCCATTATAActgcaaaatgtttttgtacacacacgcaccttGTAAAGGCTGTTCTAATGACAAAGCCTGCACCTTTAAACTGTGTTTATACACGTAATTAAATGGAGGTGACCTTTGCAGAAGCATCCAAATGCACGGTGGCAGTATGCTTGTCGGTGTGTACGAGTGAACGCGTCGTGTCCATGTGGAAGGCCGGCACCCCTGATCGCAATGACAGCCTCCACTTAACCCGAAACCACCATGGTGAAATTACAGACCAGCTAAATTACAGCACTTAGGTGCACAGAGAgccagagagaaagagagagacagagagggaTTGAAAGACAGAAGGTGGTCCTCAATGTGTCTGTGCTTATGTTGGAAGCTTCTGAACTTGGTTACAAAGAGTCAGTCTCCACACatacacgcgtgcacacacacacaaacacactaaaCTGTGCCTGCATGTGTGGGCCCCATCCCGAGATGCAAACTCTTGCTTTCAACTCTTGCTCTCTTGCCGTTTCATCAGATTTAATTTGATCGGTCCGAGTTGGTTTGGACTTTACTGGGACTGAATAATTTAAGCTTTTGATTGATTGCACATAACTGAATTTATTTGACATGCAGGGCTTTTACTTGAAGGAGGAAAATGAACAAGAGGTAGTTAGGTGTTTAGTTCTGTCTCCACTAATACACATTAAAATGATTCATAAACATCAATGCACAATTTATGtaattcatatttttaaaaacactttttttatttccttgagaCCAGTACCCCAAATCCACTTgcccacactgacacacactctcacaggaACACACTGAGAATTTCATTACTTGCCATAAGTGAGAGAAGGGCTTGGTGGTCACaaatgacacacgcacacaggctAGTATTGAACGATCTGCAGAGATCTGCAACAGCTGCCAAGCACGACAATTCAgtcatcagtgtgtgtgtgtgtgtgtctgtgtgcgtgtctgcGTGTGTACTTTGTGCGTGCTGCAGTGACCGCAGTAGGAGATCACTCTGAGCCGAGCAAACACCTCAGCTGGACGGAggcccacacacaaacacgcacagcaCTTTGCTTCCTCTCCTCATCTAATCCCTCCTCCGCCCACTTGGCTTCATCCCTCCATCTGTCTGTCAACACTGCATACAGGT contains:
- the bcl11aa gene encoding BCL11 transcription factor A a, with protein sequence MSRRKQGKPQHLSKRDFSPNPLSTAAVSPEELSERCSEHSEGSSSFNGHRAGSTLGRLSRLGHDPHHSPEQDLLTCGQCQATFPLADILLFIEHKRKRCHGPPCLTVGRGLDKPPSPSPGLALTPSPALNSLRSRRPVEVGIQATLADDDDRFSSPRGIFPKQELLPGKEEPTTYTCTTCKQSYGSAWFLLQHAQNSHGFRIYLESEHGSPLTPRMGGPSSMGGGADCPSHPPLHGLHLPPDSSPFNLLRIPGSGSGGRDSVGAGSTIGVGGGLHHHQRFPPTPPIFSPPPRNHLDPHHLSPEEMVLAAHHPSAFDRVLRLNPPLPMEPPPTMDFSRRLRELAGNTSGSTPPLSPSRPGPMQRLLQPFQTSVGSMGTGGGGGNKTPYLATPPPLPGSMQSPVGSQTTPTTPLPSAGATPSSNTPMKSKCCEFCGKAFKFQSNLIVHRRSHTGEKPYKCHLCDHACTQASKLKRHMKTHMHKSSSPNTGKSEDGLSTASSPEPGTSEHMGSASNALKSVVAKMKCENNRMLRENGEEEEEEEEEEEEEEEEEEEEEEEGEEEEVQNGERAVRRNNSYHFGLNLEATRQHENNGGIGTRLGGMTDEGSVPRSLPEVMQGMGLAASMQHFSEALNAHKRNAIAQENHLHHHLNRGHPQNREMCDSNSMPETNRGEEGSLLTVNGRGASPNESASACLSKKLLSPSPLSPFSKRIKLEKEFDLPTPTIPNTENVYSQWLAGYAASRQLKDPFLNFGDSRQSPFASSSEHSSENGSLRFSTPPGELDGGMSGRSGTGSGGSTPHLGGPGRPSSKDGRRSDTCEYCGKVFKNCSNLTVHRRSHTGERPYKCELCNYACAQSSKLTRHMKTHGQVGKDVYKCEICQMPFSVYSTLEKHMKKWHSDRPLSTEIKSE